The nucleotide sequence AATGGTGATAGTTGTTGGTGGTATGATTGGTCTTGGTAAGACAAGCGTTTCAGAAATCATAGCAAAAGAATTAAATTCTAAGGTATTTTATGAAAGCGTGGATGATAATCCTATTTTACCACTTTTTTATAGTTCAACAGATGAGGAGATAAAATTAAATAGATATCCATTTTTGTTACAATTATTTTTTTTAAATAAGAGGTTTAAATCTATAAAAGAAGCACTTATTGGTGAAAATAATGTATTAGATAGAAGTATATATGAAGATTGGTATTTTTGTAAGAAAAATATGGAACTTGGAAGAATTTCAGAACTTGAAATGAGTGTGTATGAATCTTTATTAAATAATATGATGGAGGAACTTAAAGAACTTCCAAAGAAGAGTCCAGATTTATTTATATATTTAAAGGGAGGTTTTGATACAGTTATAAACAGGATAAACAAAAGAGGTAGAACTTATGAGCTTGATGAAAAACTTGTAGATTATTATAGATATATTTGGGAAGGGTACGATGATTGGATGTATAATATATATAAAAGTTCTCCAGTTTTAACTATTGATATGGACAAACTAGATGTTGTAAGTAGTGTTGAAGATAGAAATTATTTAATAAGTGCCGTTAAAGAAAAATTAGAATTAGTTTAGTATTTTTTTATATATTATCAAAATGATGATGAAATTGTTTTTGTATATGGACGTTTTAGATAAGATATTTTATAATGTTGTAACAACACTTATATATTTTGATTTTAGGAGGGAATTATAATGAATACTCCTCATATTAACACTGGTGGGAATAAGATTGCAGAGAGTATATTATTACCTGGAGATCCGCTTAGATGTAAGTTTATTGCAGAAAATTATTTGACTGATGTAGTACAATTTAATTCTGTAAGAAACATGCTTGGTTTTACAGGGAAGTATAAAGGTAAGGAAGTTTCAGTAATGGGGACAGGAATGGGAATGCCTAGTATAGGTATATATTCCTATGAACTTATAACTAAATTTGAAGTAAAGAATTTAATTAGAATTGGTAGTTGTGGAGCGATACAAGAGAACTTAAAATTATATGATATAGTTATAGGGCAAGGAGCATCAACTAATTCAAATTTTGCATCTCAATATGGACTTCCAGGAACATTTGCACCTATAGCATCTTATGAATTGTTATTTAAGGCTGTTGAATCTGCAAATAAGCTAGGTATCCATGTAAATATAGGGAATATACTTTCATCAGATATTTTTTATGATGATAATAAAGATTCATATTTATTATGGAAAAAGATGGGAGTATTAGCTATTGAGATGGAAGCAGCAGCATTATATATGAATGCGGCAAGACTTGGAGCCAAAGCACTTTGTATATTAACAGTAAGTGATAGTATAGTAAATCATGAGGAAACTACAGCTGAAGAAAGGCAAACTGCATTTCATAAAATGATGGAGATTTCTTTAGATATGATATAGCATTTTGTTATCAATATTAAAATACATAAATATTTTTATAGATCCCTATTTTTTAATAGAGGATCTGTTTTTTATATTTGTTATAGCTAATATAAAATATAGTGTAATAACTGGTATGACAAAATATATTAAGGAAATGAGTAATCTGATTTTATCAATAACTTTATTTTTCAAATTATATAGATGGTAATGAAATATATCATATTTTTAATTATATCTCAATAATAATTGATGTGTGCATTTTTATATAAAGAGAATATATAAGCAATAAATAGGAGCTAAATAGTTAGTGTTATATTTATGTAGTTTAATAATTGCTAATATATATATATATATATTCTTATATATTTTTAGATTTAAAGTATTGGATTTTATAAAAAAGTTTATATTTAGATTAGTACCAGAATTATTTGTAGTAATTTATATAAGTTTTTTTATGATAAGTATAATTAATTCTAAAATAATTAATTCTTTAAGTAAAACCCAAATATATAATGTTGCTAATCAAATAAATAATATATTCTTTCATAAATTTTATGATTTAACATTGTTTGATTTTATCGTAATATTATTATGTATTTATTTAATTTTTATTATTATTATGACTTGTTTTAAAAAGGGTTATATAAATAAGCTTAGGTATTTGAAATGTACAATAGTGTATAAATATTTTACTGAAATAAAGGTTGTAGTTATAATATTCTATATTGTTTATCTTGTGCTATTATATATATCAAGAGAATATTTTATATATGATTTTAGTCATTATATGGGAATATTTACGATATTTAATATATACTTTACTTTGGATTTATTTCTAATGATGATTGAGCTTGAGTTTTTGTTATTACCAGATTTATTTGAAAATAAAGTAAGCAAATTCAGTAAGAAAAGTTTTATTAAAGATGATAATTATATTATATATGATTTTAATATGATGTTTGACGAGAAGAAACATTTATTTGTAGAATTGTGTAATTATTTAAAATATTATCATAAAGAGCCATTAACTATATGTATAGATGGTGAATCAGGGGTTGGTAAAAGTACTTTTTCATGTGTATTGCAGAAAGAATTAAATAGGAATTATTACGTATTTAATATTAATAGTCTTATATTTACAGAGAATAATAAATTAAACGATTATTTTAATTATGTAATAGAAAATTTATTTAAGGCATATGGGATATATAATTCTAAATCTCTGAAAAATTATATGAATATAATAAATTATGTCATGAATGATAAAGTGTCAAATTTGGTTAATTATTTTATGAACGATAAAATTCAAAAAAATTATTTTGAAATCAAAGATGAAATAAATAGCTGTATAGTTAAGATATTTGGAAATAAATCTAAATCAAAGATGAAAAAAGGAATTATATTTATAATAGATGATTTAGAGAGGATTTATAACGATTCTCAAATAGTAAATATATTAATTTTTTCCCAATATATATTGGGATTTGATTATATAAAATTTATTTTAGTAACAAACTTAGAAATATTGAAAAATAAGATAGATAACCAGTATTTGGATATGTTTATACACAAAATATTTAAGATAGATAGTACAAGTACCAATGATATATTATCCAAATATTTTGGAGAATTAAATAAAATTAAGATACATGATAATGATAATTTAGATATATCTGTTTGGTTAACACATTTATTTGATATAGAATTTGATAAATATATTAAAGAGTTCGGAGTATATCTTTATAATAATGTGAATTTAGAATATTATATATTGAAAAAGAAATGGATAGAGTATAAGCGAATATTATTAGAAGATTTGAAAAATAGAGGATTATTAGATAGTAATAATAACATTACATTTAATTTTAAGAATTCTGGATATGAAATGATAAGTGAATATTATAATTATATATATATTAAAAAGTATTTTTTAGGTGATAATAGAGAGATAATTTTAGATAATATATATAATTTAATAAAAGATGAATGTATTAATATGAATTTATACGATGACGAACAAGTTATAGCCATATGGATATATATGGAAAAAAATAATCAATTATCGAGTTTTCTTAAATTCAATATAAATCATTATCGAGTTTATAAAAATTTAACTTTATATAAAAATAATATGAATAAAGTAAATTATTTAATAGATTTGAAATTAGATAATAGTCCTAGAAATTTGAAAAGGCAAGTTTCATTTTTCTTATATAGTTTTGAAAAATTAGATAAGTATTTATGTGAATTTAAAGATAATAAAAATTTTTGTTATATTTTAGATATAGTTAACCAAAGAGATTTTATATTATTTTTTATGGTAATATGTTTTTTTAGGGTATCGAATTTTATAGTTTATGATTCTTATGATAATAGCCGTAAATCTGATACTATAAATATTTTGAGTATATATAGATTTATTATATCAAATTATGAAATTCTTAAGGGGTATTCTGTAAAAGGTATTACATCATTTGTATATGATAATATAGATAAAATAGATATAGATAAGTATATAAATTTAAAGGGGTTTGATAAAGATATAAATTATATATATTTATGTTTTTATATACAAACCTATATATATAAGAAATTAATATTAGAAGATGTTAATGAAGAGTGTTTTGAAATATTAGTTAAGTTTATATGTAATTTAATAAGTGTTTAAAAATAAGGTAACTATATAAATTAGTTACCTTATTTATATATAATTTAAATTTTGTATTAAATTGTTAAATTATTTTTTTAAAAATTAATAAGTAGTGATGTTAAATTAGTATATAAATTCATTGATTTTCACAAAATATGTTATGAGCTTTTTAATTTTGTGGGAGAAGTATTGATTATTATGGGACTTAATATTTTAGATAGGTTAATAGAATATGCTATAATAGATATTTTTGAGGATACTAAGCTTAAAATTTTGGGGTTTCCATATAAATGTAAGTTCGTGAAGAGAAGAGAGCAAGATAATTTTTACATAAAAGATGCAGTGCTTAATTTTACTATGATGACTCAAAAAAATAAGATCATACATTTTGAATTTAAAAAAGAATATTTTTATAATGATATATATAAGTTTCTAGTATATTCATCATTTCTCATATATGAAAATAAGTATGATTATGAATTAGTTTTAGTTTACCCACAGAGATCTCGTAAAATAGTAAAAAATATGGCATTTACATCTCTAAGATTTTTTTATACAGATATGTATTTAGATTGTTTTAATGGAGATAAGATTTTAATGAAATTATCAGCTAAGGCGGCTAAAAAGAAGAAGTTTACTGATGAAGAGTATTTGATACTTTCTCTTACTCCATATATGTATTCAAAGAGAGAGAAGATAACATTGATACTTGAAGGGCTAAGGTTAGCAAATGATTTGAATACAAAAAAAAACATAGTGTTATTATAATAATTTTAATTTTAGCAGAAAGTTTTTTAGATGAGTCTGATATGTATAAGGTGAAGAAGGAGATAAAGATGTATAAGATTGGGAAGATGATATTTGAAGAGGGAATGAAGAGTGCATCTAATGATGTTGAGAGGGAAATTTCTGGTAGAATGATACGAAAAGGTAAGAATCAAGCTAAGGTAGAACTTGCTGTTGAAATGATGAAAAATAAAGAAGAATTGAATAAAATTATTAAATATACTGGATTTACTAAGAAAGAACTTGAAAAAATTTACTATACATTTAAATAATAACTTGGAATGCTTATTCCAAGTTATTTTTTATGTAAATTTAAGGTTTAAGTTATATAATTATATATATAATTTTAAAAAGGATGTTTGTTTATGAAAATATTATTGGCTGAAGATGAGAAAGAGCTTTCTAATGCTATTGTAGCTATTTTAAAACATAATTATTATTCAGTTGATTGTGTTTATAATGGGGAAGATGCTTTAGACTGGATACTTAATGACGAATATGATTTGATAATTTTAGATATTATGATGCCTAAGATTGATGGGTTGAATGTATTAAAAATTTTGAGAGAAAAAAATGTGGATGTACCTGTGTTAATATTAACAGCTAAAGGAGAAATAGATGATAGGGTTATAGGTCTTGATCTTGGTGCAGATGATTACATGTGTAAGCCTTTTGATATTAAGGAGTTTTTAGCTAGAGTTAGAGCCGTTATTAGGAGAAAGCATGGAGTTACATCAAACAATTTGGAATTTAATAATATGTTTTTAAATAAACAAAGCTTTGAATTATCATATGAGGATAAAGTTGTTAGACTTGGTAATAAAGAGTATCAAATGATTGAGATGTTTATGAGTAATCCAAATGTTATAATATCTAGTGAAAAATTTATGAATAAAATATGGGGATATGATTCTGAAGCTGAAATTAATGGGGTTTGGGTTTATATTTCTTATTTGAGGAAAAAACTTATTTCAATTGGTTCTCCTGTAGAAATTAAAGCTTTTAGAGGCATTGGATATAAACTTGAGAGTAAGAGTGATAGTTAATGGTTGATAGATTGCAACGTAAATTTATGATAATTACATCAACAACACTATTCTTTGTGTTATTTATCTTTATAATTACTGTAAATTTAATCAATATTATAAATGTTAATACTAAATCAAATACTTTGTTAGAGTTGATTACAGAATATGATGGTAATTTACCTAAGGGATTTAGGGGGGTTAATCCTTCAAATCCATATGATTTTAATGGATTTTATAAAAATGATTTTAATGGAATTGTTCCTCATAATACATATTTTTCTGCGAAAATTTTTAATGATGGACGTATTTTTGTAAACATTAAAAATACGGATTCTATAGATTTGTTAGATGTGAAGAGTTTGGCTGAAGATGTAATTAATCTAAATAAGTATAAGGGATATAAGGGGATTTATAAATTTCAGGTGTTAGATGCTTATGAATATAAGCTTGTGTCTTTTTTAGATTTAAGTAGTGATATATCTAAACTGATTGATTTTGGTATTATTTCGGTGTTTGTAGTTATTTTATTTGTTTGTATATTTGGTATTATTTTGAATTTTGTATCTAAATATGCAATTAAACCATTTGTAGATAATATGGAAAAACAAAAAATATTTATAACTAATGCGGGACATGAAATTAAAACACCTCTTGCCATAATTTTGGCTAATACTGAAGTTATGGAAATGTTTAATGGTGAAAATGAGTGGACAAAAAGTACCATAAATCAAGTTAAACGTTTAGATGGTTTAGTGAAGAGATTATTATCTTTATCAAAAATGGATGAAAATAATTTTCATATTAATAGGAAGGAAGTTCAATTTGGGAAAATTGTTTTAGAAATAATAAATGATTTTGAGGTATTCTCTAACAGTAAAAATTTGAGAATTGTCACAAATGTTAATGAAGGTTTAATTTTTAATTGTAGTGAGGAAGATATACGTGATTTAGTTTCTATTTTGATGGATAATGCTATTAAATATAGCGATGAATTTGGGGAGATTGAGGTTTTTTTGAATTATAAAAGCGGAAAGATAGAATTTTGTGTTTCTAATACTTTTAATAATAATGTAAATGGAAATATGAATTATTTATTTGATAGATTTTACAGAATGGATAATTCGAGATCACGTGAAACAGGAGGGTATGGACTTGGTTTATCTATTGCTGATTCTATAGTTAGAAATCATAAAGGAAAGATAAATGCTTTTTCAAAAGATGGAAAGATAAATTTTAAAATATTGTTTAATAAATAAGATCCACTTTATTATGAGTGGATCTTATATTATTTTTTAAATTATTTATATGTTTAAAGCTGTTTTAAGGTTTATTTTGTAAACTGTTTTATGTAAAGGAGAGGACATTATGAAAACTTTTATGAGATATGAGAAGAAGTATATGTTAACTGAAGAAAAATATTTGAGGTTAATGGATGTTTTTAAGGATAAGATGGAAGATGATATTTTCCCAAGATCTAGTATATGTAATATATATTTTGATACTTCAAATTTTCAACTTATAAGGAATTCTTTAGATAAACCTGTATATAAAGAAAAATTGAGAATGAGAAGTTATGGAGTTCCAAATAAAAATTCGTTTGTGTTTGTAGAACTTAAGAAAAAATATGATGGTGTTGTTTATAAAAGACGTGAAAAAATGCACATATGTGATGCGGAAAATTATCTTTATTTTAATAATTATCCGAAAAATGACACTCAGGTAATTAGAGAAATAGATTGGATGATGAATCATTATAAAAATGTAATACCTAGTATGTATATTTCTTATGATAGAATTGCCATGCGTGGGATTTATGATAACGATTTAAGGATAACTTTTGATAAAAATATTTTGTATAGAGATTATAATCTTGACCTTAAGAGTGGTATATGGGGAGACAGAGTTATTAGAGAAGATGAATATTTAATGGAGATAAAGATTAGTGGAGGAATGCCTTTTTGGCTTTGTAGGATTTTAACGGATTTGAGTATTTATCCTACATCTTTTTCTAAGTATGGAGTTGCTTATCAAATTAATAAAGGATATAGAGAATGTATTTGTAAAGATCTTTCATGTGGTAGTAGAGAATTTGCTTGTTAAAAAATTTAGTTTGGGGGAGTG is from Candidatus Arthromitus sp. SFB-rat-Yit and encodes:
- a CDS encoding deoxynucleoside kinase → MVIVVGGMIGLGKTSVSEIIAKELNSKVFYESVDDNPILPLFYSSTDEEIKLNRYPFLLQLFFLNKRFKSIKEALIGENNVLDRSIYEDWYFCKKNMELGRISELEMSVYESLLNNMMEELKELPKKSPDLFIYLKGGFDTVINRINKRGRTYELDEKLVDYYRYIWEGYDDWMYNIYKSSPVLTIDMDKLDVVSSVEDRNYLISAVKEKLELV
- the deoD gene encoding purine-nucleoside phosphorylase — translated: MNTPHINTGGNKIAESILLPGDPLRCKFIAENYLTDVVQFNSVRNMLGFTGKYKGKEVSVMGTGMGMPSIGIYSYELITKFEVKNLIRIGSCGAIQENLKLYDIVIGQGASTNSNFASQYGLPGTFAPIASYELLFKAVESANKLGIHVNIGNILSSDIFYDDNKDSYLLWKKMGVLAIEMEAAALYMNAARLGAKALCILTVSDSIVNHEETTAEERQTAFHKMMEISLDMI
- a CDS encoding P-loop NTPase fold protein, with product MLYLCSLIIANIYIYIFLYIFRFKVLDFIKKFIFRLVPELFVVIYISFFMISIINSKIINSLSKTQIYNVANQINNIFFHKFYDLTLFDFIVILLCIYLIFIIIMTCFKKGYINKLRYLKCTIVYKYFTEIKVVVIIFYIVYLVLLYISREYFIYDFSHYMGIFTIFNIYFTLDLFLMMIELEFLLLPDLFENKVSKFSKKSFIKDDNYIIYDFNMMFDEKKHLFVELCNYLKYYHKEPLTICIDGESGVGKSTFSCVLQKELNRNYYVFNINSLIFTENNKLNDYFNYVIENLFKAYGIYNSKSLKNYMNIINYVMNDKVSNLVNYFMNDKIQKNYFEIKDEINSCIVKIFGNKSKSKMKKGIIFIIDDLERIYNDSQIVNILIFSQYILGFDYIKFILVTNLEILKNKIDNQYLDMFIHKIFKIDSTSTNDILSKYFGELNKIKIHDNDNLDISVWLTHLFDIEFDKYIKEFGVYLYNNVNLEYYILKKKWIEYKRILLEDLKNRGLLDSNNNITFNFKNSGYEMISEYYNYIYIKKYFLGDNREIILDNIYNLIKDECINMNLYDDEQVIAIWIYMEKNNQLSSFLKFNINHYRVYKNLTLYKNNMNKVNYLIDLKLDNSPRNLKRQVSFFLYSFEKLDKYLCEFKDNKNFCYILDIVNQRDFILFFMVICFFRVSNFIVYDSYDNSRKSDTINILSIYRFIISNYEILKGYSVKGITSFVYDNIDKIDIDKYINLKGFDKDINYIYLCFYIQTYIYKKLILEDVNEECFEILVKFICNLISV
- a CDS encoding response regulator transcription factor — translated: MKILLAEDEKELSNAIVAILKHNYYSVDCVYNGEDALDWILNDEYDLIILDIMMPKIDGLNVLKILREKNVDVPVLILTAKGEIDDRVIGLDLGADDYMCKPFDIKEFLARVRAVIRRKHGVTSNNLEFNNMFLNKQSFELSYEDKVVRLGNKEYQMIEMFMSNPNVIISSEKFMNKIWGYDSEAEINGVWVYISYLRKKLISIGSPVEIKAFRGIGYKLESKSDS
- a CDS encoding sensor histidine kinase; translated protein: MVDRLQRKFMIITSTTLFFVLFIFIITVNLINIINVNTKSNTLLELITEYDGNLPKGFRGVNPSNPYDFNGFYKNDFNGIVPHNTYFSAKIFNDGRIFVNIKNTDSIDLLDVKSLAEDVINLNKYKGYKGIYKFQVLDAYEYKLVSFLDLSSDISKLIDFGIISVFVVILFVCIFGIILNFVSKYAIKPFVDNMEKQKIFITNAGHEIKTPLAIILANTEVMEMFNGENEWTKSTINQVKRLDGLVKRLLSLSKMDENNFHINRKEVQFGKIVLEIINDFEVFSNSKNLRIVTNVNEGLIFNCSEEDIRDLVSILMDNAIKYSDEFGEIEVFLNYKSGKIEFCVSNTFNNNVNGNMNYLFDRFYRMDNSRSRETGGYGLGLSIADSIVRNHKGKINAFSKDGKINFKILFNK
- a CDS encoding polyphosphate polymerase domain-containing protein, encoding MKTFMRYEKKYMLTEEKYLRLMDVFKDKMEDDIFPRSSICNIYFDTSNFQLIRNSLDKPVYKEKLRMRSYGVPNKNSFVFVELKKKYDGVVYKRREKMHICDAENYLYFNNYPKNDTQVIREIDWMMNHYKNVIPSMYISYDRIAMRGIYDNDLRITFDKNILYRDYNLDLKSGIWGDRVIREDEYLMEIKISGGMPFWLCRILTDLSIYPTSFSKYGVAYQINKGYRECICKDLSCGSREFAC